The following proteins come from a genomic window of Anaerobutyricum hallii:
- a CDS encoding DUF6506 family protein encodes MGKKLSLNEEKFKVAFIFLNEGCNPKKDRSVIESKKIILYSVGCADYSQAETVAQEMLEKGCAAIDLCGAFGNEGVARICKAVDRKIPVGAVNFDFHPVFRDKSGDDLFQKDFWCIGL; translated from the coding sequence ATGGGGAAAAAATTAAGCTTAAACGAAGAAAAATTTAAAGTGGCTTTCATTTTTCTTAATGAAGGTTGCAATCCAAAAAAAGACCGTTCTGTTATTGAATCTAAAAAAATCATTCTGTACTCTGTAGGTTGTGCAGATTATAGTCAGGCAGAAACCGTAGCACAGGAGATGTTAGAAAAAGGTTGCGCTGCTATTGATTTATGCGGTGCTTTCGGAAATGAAGGTGTTGCCCGTATCTGCAAAGCCGTTGATAGAAAAATACCAGTAGGTGCTGTCAATTTCGATTTTCATCCTGTTTTCCGAGATAAGAGCGGTGATGATCTGTTCCAAAAAGACTTCTGGTGCATTGGACTTTAA
- a CDS encoding helix-turn-helix domain-containing protein — MVNILLIDQEPLFQQAFSKMITETEDCQLVGIAENSKEAFEIISRYHPQVIFCDVVLGMENGIAVCSLIKEHFPEIVTYILSNYCNFRMIRRSMDAGVEEYLNKPISRTKLLELVKKQNGLGQNEEENVQQEALFAAIEQKDYKKAYDTAKELVECLFEECDRRERRSKLSMLESSLFYMIPGMDNIQKNYYLQKYEITVKVLTKSTLCYYWLIQIITEVFRQLCTMKYAHMNKVFQYIENNKNNEISLSELAEEAGISSGYLSRIFKKYYKISVVDYIHLRKLLQAKYYMATSEMNISDISFLLGYSEAGYFCKIFKKYEGQTPSAFHKNSQILTSQAG; from the coding sequence ATGGTAAATATTTTATTGATTGATCAAGAACCGTTATTTCAACAGGCTTTTTCAAAAATGATTACGGAAACGGAAGATTGTCAGCTTGTCGGAATTGCGGAAAATAGTAAAGAAGCATTTGAAATCATAAGCCGCTATCATCCGCAGGTTATATTTTGTGATGTGGTTCTTGGTATGGAGAATGGTATTGCAGTCTGCAGTCTTATTAAAGAGCACTTTCCGGAAATTGTAACGTATATTTTATCAAATTATTGTAATTTTCGCATGATTCGCCGTTCAATGGATGCAGGAGTGGAAGAATATTTAAATAAGCCCATATCTAGAACGAAGCTTTTAGAACTAGTAAAGAAACAGAATGGTCTTGGGCAGAATGAAGAGGAAAATGTTCAGCAGGAAGCCTTGTTTGCAGCAATAGAGCAAAAAGATTATAAGAAGGCGTATGATACAGCAAAGGAACTGGTAGAATGTTTGTTTGAAGAATGTGACAGAAGAGAGCGTAGAAGTAAACTGTCCATGCTGGAATCCAGCCTGTTTTATATGATACCAGGAATGGATAATATTCAGAAAAATTATTATTTACAAAAGTATGAGATTACAGTCAAGGTTCTGACAAAGAGTACGCTTTGCTATTACTGGCTGATTCAGATTATAACAGAAGTATTTCGTCAGCTTTGTACAATGAAGTATGCACATATGAATAAGGTATTCCAGTATATAGAGAATAATAAGAACAATGAGATTTCTCTCTCTGAATTAGCAGAAGAGGCAGGAATTAGCAGTGGATATCTAAGTCGTATTTTTAAAAAATATTATAAGATCAGTGTGGTAGATTATATTCACCTTCGTAAGTTGTTGCAGGCTAAATATTATATGGCAACAAGCGAGATGAATATTTCAGATATTTCTTTCTTGCTTGGATACAGTGAAGCGGGATATTTTTGCAAAATATTTAAAAAATATGAAGGACAGACACCGTCAGCATTTCATAAAAATTCACAAATTTTGACTTCGCAGGCAGGATAA
- a CDS encoding cupin domain-containing protein, producing MVRKANIVQKQELGGGKGCAEVHEIVPEKDLYGHGKLYAKVVLKPNSSVGWHRHVGETEPYYILEGEGIFVDDDGSRTKVGPGDVCTILPGQCHAIENASSCKDLAFMALIHKD from the coding sequence ATGGTAAGAAAAGCAAATATCGTTCAGAAACAGGAACTTGGTGGGGGAAAAGGTTGTGCAGAGGTACACGAAATCGTTCCGGAAAAAGATTTATACGGACATGGAAAACTGTATGCTAAAGTTGTATTAAAACCAAATTCCAGCGTAGGCTGGCATCGTCATGTTGGAGAGACAGAGCCATATTATATTTTAGAGGGAGAGGGAATCTTTGTGGACGATGACGGAAGCCGCACAAAAGTAGGCCCTGGAGATGTATGTACAATCCTTCCAGGACAGTGTCACGCAATCGAGAATGCATCATCATGCAAAGATTTAGCATTTATGGCATTAATTCATAAGGACTGA
- a CDS encoding PocR ligand-binding domain-containing protein gives MEVEKKSGRGKKEVSLIGLFGKQFLEEMQNKLAEATGVSFFIIDYKGEPVTKGEKEEKFCKERKKEDEKCSECQISRAFAAAKSAIKNCTHIFTCPNGFVHMAIPIIVNNQYIGAMVGGPIRCEEKALKESELGDNEKERKQFLEKLGEQKEYQSIPAFTEKRIAAIADMVFLLFKEMGEKETVAIRLGALEHKEVHLSDIRKKNKLLEDKVNRLEYEVLKGKLPKQFMLNLLTTISSFSIIENANRTENIIAEMAGVLRYYLDNTSEIISLSEELKQIELYLDVLRQQYDDRLEYRVYCQEEVEKQKIPIVGLFPFVEQLVDFGVFSGHFRGTVYIDAEKKEEYCQIVLQLESSGLSMGHFGADITDSNFVQMKEADTRKRYAKEFGKDFEITVDPNVVTVKIPFQKIK, from the coding sequence ATGGAAGTAGAGAAGAAGAGTGGCAGAGGGAAAAAGGAAGTTAGTCTGATCGGCTTATTTGGAAAACAGTTTCTAGAAGAAATGCAGAATAAGCTGGCAGAAGCAACAGGAGTTTCTTTTTTTATTATTGATTATAAAGGAGAGCCAGTTACAAAGGGAGAAAAGGAAGAAAAGTTTTGTAAGGAAAGAAAGAAGGAAGATGAAAAGTGTAGTGAATGTCAGATTAGCAGGGCATTTGCTGCAGCGAAGAGTGCGATTAAAAACTGTACACATATTTTTACCTGTCCAAATGGGTTTGTACATATGGCAATTCCGATTATTGTAAACAACCAGTACATTGGAGCAATGGTTGGAGGTCCGATTCGATGTGAAGAAAAAGCATTAAAAGAGAGTGAATTGGGAGATAACGAGAAAGAACGAAAACAGTTTTTAGAAAAACTAGGCGAACAAAAAGAATATCAGAGTATTCCTGCTTTTACAGAAAAACGGATTGCAGCAATTGCGGATATGGTATTCCTTTTATTTAAAGAAATGGGAGAAAAGGAAACGGTAGCAATTCGGTTAGGTGCATTAGAGCATAAAGAAGTACATCTTTCAGATATTCGTAAAAAGAATAAATTGTTAGAAGATAAGGTGAACAGGCTTGAATATGAGGTATTAAAAGGAAAGCTGCCGAAACAGTTTATGCTTAATCTTTTAACAACGATTTCTAGTTTTTCTATCATTGAAAATGCAAATAGAACGGAAAATATTATAGCGGAAATGGCAGGAGTGTTACGATATTATCTGGATAATACATCAGAGATTATTTCATTATCAGAAGAGTTAAAGCAGATTGAATTATATCTGGATGTTTTAAGACAACAATATGATGATCGGTTAGAATATCGTGTGTATTGTCAGGAAGAAGTGGAAAAGCAAAAGATTCCGATTGTCGGACTTTTCCCATTTGTAGAACAATTGGTTGATTTTGGTGTCTTTTCAGGACATTTTAGAGGAACTGTATATATTGATGCGGAGAAAAAAGAAGAGTATTGCCAGATTGTATTGCAGTTAGAAAGTTCCGGTTTATCAATGGGACATTTTGGAGCAGATATTACAGATAGTAATTTTGTTCAGATGAAGGAAGCGGATACCAGAAAGAGATATGCAAAAGAATTTGGTAAAGATTTTGAAATAACTGTAGATCCGAATGTAGTAACGGTGAAAATCCCATTTCAGAAAATAAAGTAA